A stretch of Cumulibacter manganitolerans DNA encodes these proteins:
- a CDS encoding 5-(carboxyamino)imidazole ribonucleotide synthase: protein MDKRTGLPVVGMVGGGQLARMTHQAAIALGQSVRVLSVGPDESAALVARDVQLGTHTDLADLQALAQQCDVVTFDHEHVPGELIQRLEQAGVEVHPGSAALAHAQNKLVMRRRIADWGGAQQPRWAQVATVEDVVAFADDRWPVVLKAATGGYDGKGVWVVGSQDDAAEVVEAAAAGGFEILAEELVPLRREVAALVARSKFGQVSAWPVVETVQEDGICVEVIAPAPDLDEDDAAQITSVAIALATELGVTGVMAVEMFQTDDGRYLVNELAMRPHNSGHWSIDGSVTSQFEQHLRAVLDYPLGATTARAPYTVMANVLGGPDGGPGIDERVHHLMARWPELKIHLYGKQVRPGRKIGHVTAYGADLDRLRTITRQAARYLQEGTFDE from the coding sequence GTGGACAAACGCACCGGACTGCCCGTCGTCGGCATGGTGGGCGGCGGACAGCTGGCCCGGATGACCCATCAGGCGGCGATCGCGCTCGGCCAGTCGGTCCGGGTGCTGAGCGTCGGACCCGACGAGTCCGCGGCGCTGGTCGCGCGGGACGTCCAGCTCGGCACGCACACCGACCTCGCCGACCTCCAGGCCCTCGCGCAGCAGTGCGACGTCGTCACCTTCGACCACGAGCACGTCCCCGGTGAGCTGATCCAGCGCCTCGAGCAGGCTGGCGTCGAGGTGCATCCCGGTTCCGCCGCGCTCGCGCACGCCCAGAACAAGCTCGTCATGCGGCGCCGGATCGCCGACTGGGGCGGCGCGCAGCAGCCCCGCTGGGCGCAGGTCGCGACGGTCGAGGACGTCGTCGCGTTCGCCGACGACCGGTGGCCGGTCGTGCTCAAGGCCGCGACCGGCGGGTACGACGGCAAGGGCGTGTGGGTCGTGGGGAGCCAGGACGACGCCGCCGAGGTGGTCGAGGCCGCGGCCGCCGGCGGCTTCGAGATCCTCGCCGAGGAGCTGGTGCCGCTGCGCCGGGAGGTGGCCGCCCTCGTCGCGAGGTCGAAGTTCGGCCAGGTCAGCGCGTGGCCGGTGGTCGAGACCGTGCAGGAGGACGGCATCTGCGTCGAGGTCATCGCGCCCGCCCCCGACCTCGACGAGGACGACGCCGCGCAGATCACCTCGGTCGCCATCGCGCTGGCCACCGAGCTCGGCGTCACCGGCGTGATGGCGGTCGAGATGTTCCAGACCGACGACGGCCGCTACCTGGTCAACGAGCTCGCGATGCGCCCGCACAACTCGGGGCACTGGAGCATCGACGGCTCGGTCACCAGCCAGTTCGAGCAGCACCTGCGCGCCGTCCTGGACTACCCGCTGGGCGCCACCACCGCGCGGGCGCCGTACACCGTGATGGCCAACGTGCTCGGCGGCCCCGACGGCGGCCCGGGCATCGACGAGCGCGTGCACCACCTGATGGCGCGCTGGCCCGAGCTGAAGATCCACCTCTACGGCAAGCAGGTGCGGCCCGGACGCAAGATCGGCCACGTCACGGCGTACGGCGCGGACCTCGACCGGCTGCGCACGATCACCCGCCAGGCCGCCCGCTACCTACAAGAAGGAACCTTCGATGAGTGA
- the purE gene encoding 5-(carboxyamino)imidazole ribonucleotide mutase, with protein MSELAPSVGIIMGSDSDWPVMQDAAGALDEFGVSYEARVVSAHRMPRAMIEYAETAAGRGVRVIIAGAGGAAHLPGMVASVTTLPVIGVPVPLKYLDGMDSLLSIVQMPAGVPVATVSIGGARNAGLLAVRMLASGDAALTARMSEFQDALRDAAEAKNARLQQR; from the coding sequence ATGAGTGAGCTCGCGCCGTCGGTCGGCATCATCATGGGCAGCGACTCCGACTGGCCCGTCATGCAGGACGCCGCGGGCGCCCTCGACGAGTTCGGCGTGTCCTACGAGGCGCGCGTCGTCTCCGCGCACCGCATGCCGCGCGCGATGATCGAGTACGCCGAGACGGCGGCCGGCCGGGGAGTCCGGGTGATCATCGCGGGCGCCGGCGGCGCCGCCCACCTGCCGGGCATGGTCGCCTCGGTGACCACGCTGCCGGTCATCGGCGTCCCCGTCCCGCTGAAGTACCTCGACGGGATGGACTCGCTGCTGTCGATCGTGCAGATGCCGGCCGGCGTCCCGGTCGCCACCGTCTCGATCGGCGGGGCGCGCAACGCGGGGCTGCTCGCGGTCCGCATGCTCGCCTCCGGCGACGCCGCCCTGACGGCGCGGATGAGCGAGTTCCAGGACGCCCTGCGCGACGCCGCGGAGGCCAAGAACGCGCGGCTGCAGCAGCGCTAG
- a CDS encoding acyl-CoA dehydrogenase family protein yields MNPDFDVYKLDDEHEYLRESVRELSEEKIAPYAAEVDEESRFPHEARDALTKAGFHAVHIPEEYDGAGADSIAACIVIEEVARVCMSSSLIPAVNKLGSMPIILSASDELKRKVLPSIASGESMISYGLSEREAGSDAAAMKTRAQKDGDSYVLNGTKAWITNSGESDWYTVMAVTDPEKRANGISAFVVHKDDDGFEVGAKEKKLGIKGSPTCELHFTNCVIPADRMIGDEGTGFKTALKTLDHTRPTIGIQAVGVAQGALDVAISYIKDRKQFGTRIADFQGIQWMVADMAMKIEAARQMCYIAAARAERGEKNLGFISSAAKCMASDVAMEVTTNAVQLLGGAGYTRDFPVERMMRDAKITQIYEGTNQVQRIVMARAILGR; encoded by the coding sequence ATGAACCCCGATTTCGATGTCTACAAGCTCGACGACGAGCACGAGTACCTGCGCGAATCGGTGCGTGAGCTGAGCGAGGAGAAGATCGCGCCGTACGCCGCCGAGGTCGACGAGGAGTCGCGCTTCCCGCACGAGGCCCGCGACGCGCTCACCAAGGCCGGCTTCCACGCGGTGCACATCCCGGAGGAGTACGACGGCGCCGGCGCCGACTCGATCGCGGCCTGCATCGTGATCGAGGAGGTCGCCCGCGTGTGCATGTCGAGCTCGCTGATCCCGGCGGTCAACAAGCTCGGCTCGATGCCGATCATCCTGTCGGCGTCCGACGAGCTCAAGCGCAAGGTGCTGCCCTCGATCGCCTCGGGCGAGTCGATGATCAGCTACGGGCTCTCCGAGCGCGAGGCCGGCTCCGACGCGGCCGCCATGAAGACGCGCGCGCAGAAGGACGGCGACAGCTACGTCCTCAACGGCACCAAGGCGTGGATCACCAACTCCGGCGAGTCGGACTGGTACACCGTCATGGCCGTCACCGACCCCGAGAAGCGGGCCAACGGCATCTCGGCGTTCGTCGTCCACAAGGACGACGACGGGTTCGAGGTGGGTGCGAAGGAGAAGAAGCTCGGCATCAAGGGCTCGCCCACCTGCGAGCTGCACTTCACCAACTGCGTGATCCCGGCCGACCGGATGATCGGCGACGAGGGCACCGGCTTCAAGACGGCCCTCAAGACTCTCGACCACACCCGCCCGACCATCGGCATCCAGGCCGTCGGCGTCGCGCAGGGCGCGCTCGACGTCGCCATCTCGTACATCAAGGACCGCAAGCAGTTCGGCACCCGGATCGCCGATTTTCAAGGGATCCAGTGGATGGTCGCCGACATGGCGATGAAGATCGAGGCGGCGCGGCAGATGTGCTACATCGCCGCCGCGCGTGCCGAGCGTGGTGAGAAGAACCTCGGCTTCATCTCCTCCGCGGCCAAGTGCATGGCCTCCGACGTGGCCATGGAGGTCACGACGAACGCCGTCCAGCTGCTCGGCGGCGCGGGCTACACCCGCGACTTCCCGGTCGAGCGGATGATGCGCGACGCCAAGATCACCCAGATCTACGAGGGCACCAACCAGGTGCAGCGGATCGTGATGGCCCGCGCGATCCTCGGTCGCTAG
- a CDS encoding class I SAM-dependent methyltransferase, which translates to MTSTGGAAARLAEALGVVLGADEIPLRLRAWDGSEAGPVGAPAITIRSRRAVRRLAWAPGELGLGRAYVAGEIDIEDDVFDTFAALTSVGRWAAAGQPRGVSLRDRLRLLRTAVRLGAVGPPPPVPPEEVVPTRRRRRHTRAGDAAAVTHHYDVGNDFYALVLGPSMVYSCAVWDDEDTGLDAAQKAKLDLVCRKLGLRPGMRLLDVGCGWGSLALHAAERYDVDVVGVTLSGEQARLARARAADAGLAERVEIRVQDYRDVTDGPYDAISSIGMSEHVGRTALPTYVARLHDLLRPGGRLLNHAISWNAGATSWDSDTFIARYVFPDGELLPLHEVVAALEAQRFEVLDVEALRRHYALTLRSWVRRLEQHWDEAVTAAGDGRARVWRLYMAASALAFEAGDMGVNQVLVQRPGGSDPPLRRTAWL; encoded by the coding sequence GGCGGTGCCGCGGCGCGGCTCGCGGAGGCCCTGGGCGTCGTCCTCGGCGCCGACGAGATCCCGTTGCGGCTGCGGGCCTGGGACGGCAGCGAGGCGGGCCCCGTGGGAGCGCCCGCGATCACGATCCGCTCGCGACGCGCGGTGCGCCGGCTGGCGTGGGCCCCCGGCGAGCTCGGACTCGGCCGGGCGTACGTCGCCGGCGAGATCGACATCGAGGACGACGTGTTCGACACGTTCGCGGCGCTCACCTCCGTCGGCCGGTGGGCGGCCGCCGGGCAGCCGCGCGGCGTGTCGCTGCGCGACCGGCTCCGCCTGCTGCGCACCGCCGTCCGGCTCGGGGCCGTGGGACCGCCACCGCCGGTCCCGCCCGAGGAGGTCGTGCCCACCCGGCGCCGACGCCGGCACACCCGCGCCGGCGACGCCGCCGCCGTCACTCACCACTACGACGTCGGCAACGACTTCTACGCGCTCGTCCTCGGGCCGTCGATGGTCTACTCCTGCGCCGTCTGGGACGACGAGGACACCGGCCTCGACGCGGCACAGAAGGCGAAGCTGGACCTGGTCTGCCGCAAGCTCGGCCTCCGCCCGGGCATGCGGCTGCTGGACGTCGGCTGCGGGTGGGGCAGCCTCGCGCTGCACGCCGCCGAGCGGTACGACGTGGACGTCGTCGGCGTCACGCTTTCCGGCGAGCAGGCCCGGCTGGCCCGTGCCCGAGCCGCCGATGCGGGGCTGGCCGAGCGGGTGGAGATCCGCGTGCAGGACTACCGCGACGTCACCGACGGCCCGTACGACGCGATCAGCTCGATCGGCATGTCCGAGCACGTCGGCCGTACGGCGCTGCCGACGTACGTCGCGCGCCTGCACGACCTGCTGCGGCCGGGCGGACGGCTGCTCAACCACGCCATCTCGTGGAACGCCGGCGCGACGAGCTGGGACTCGGACACGTTCATCGCCCGGTACGTCTTCCCCGACGGCGAGCTGCTGCCCCTGCACGAGGTCGTGGCCGCGCTGGAGGCACAGCGGTTCGAGGTCCTCGACGTCGAGGCGCTGCGCCGGCACTACGCGCTGACGCTGCGCAGCTGGGTCCGGCGCCTCGAGCAGCACTGGGACGAGGCTGTCACGGCGGCCGGCGACGGGCGCGCGCGGGTGTGGCGGCTGTACATGGCCGCCAGCGCCCTCGCGTTCGAGGCCGGCGACATGGGCGTGAACCAGGTGCTCGTGCAGCGTCCCGGCGGGAGCGATCCCCCGCTGCGGCGCACCGCCTGGCTCTGA